The following nucleotide sequence is from Streptomyces leeuwenhoekii.
GCGGGGCAGGTGGTGGATCTGCGGGCTGTGTTCTGCGAGCTGCTTCCGATGCGGGTGATCTGTGATCTGTTCGGGGTGGCGGAGGAGCCGGGGCGTGAGCTGTGCGAGGCGATGCAGACGGTGTTCAGTACGTCGGTGTCGGCGCAGGAGATGACGGCGGCGCAGGCCCGGGTGTTCGGGATGCTGGCGGAGCT
It contains:
- a CDS encoding cytochrome P450, translated to MARLLGSLAGVPAGQVVDLRAVFCELLPMRVICDLFGVAEEPGRELCEAMQTVFSTSVSAQEMTAAQARVFGMLAELVAAKQEGAGG